One part of the Nocardioides zeae genome encodes these proteins:
- the trxA gene encoding thioredoxin, producing the protein MADIAAVTDAEFEAQVLKSEKPVLVDFWAEWCGPCRQVSPILDEIAKEHGDKITFVKMNVDENPVTPSTYRVTGIPTLNVYQGGEVVKTIVGAKPKAALLRELGDFIA; encoded by the coding sequence GTGGCTGACATCGCCGCCGTGACCGACGCCGAGTTCGAGGCGCAGGTCCTGAAGTCCGAGAAGCCCGTCCTGGTCGACTTCTGGGCCGAGTGGTGCGGTCCGTGCCGCCAGGTCTCGCCGATCCTCGACGAGATCGCCAAGGAGCACGGCGACAAGATCACGTTCGTCAAGATGAACGTGGACGAGAACCCGGTGACCCCCTCGACGTACCGCGTCACGGGCATCCCGACGCTCAACGTCTACCAGGGCGGCGAGGTCGTCAAGACGATCGTCGGCGCCAAGCCGAAGGCCGCGCTGCTGCGCGAGCTCGGCGACTTCATCGCCTGA
- the trxB gene encoding thioredoxin-disulfide reductase, with protein MTDQSTSTASTASEPRNVIVIGSGPSGYTAAVYAARANLSPLVFEGSVTAGGALMNTTEVENFPGFRDGIMGPALMDEMRAQAERFGAELIPDDVVEVDLTGDIKVVRTETATYTARSVVLAMGSGYRKLGLDKEDLFSGKGVSWCATCDGFFFRNQEIAVVGGGDSAVEEATFLTRFASKVYLIHRRDELRASAIMAERALADPKLEIVWNSEVAEINGSDKLESVTLRDTVTGDTRPLAVTGLFVAIGHDPRSELLGGQVDLDDEGYVLVQHPSTATNVPGVFAAGDLVDHHYRQAITAAGTGCAAALDAERYIADLDHTAATAQQAQDAVAAEAAVSEVVQTAGL; from the coding sequence ATGACCGACCAGTCCACCTCGACCGCCAGCACCGCGTCCGAGCCGCGCAACGTCATCGTGATCGGCTCCGGTCCCTCGGGTTACACCGCGGCGGTGTACGCCGCGCGGGCCAACCTCAGCCCGCTCGTCTTCGAGGGGTCGGTGACCGCCGGTGGCGCGCTCATGAACACCACCGAGGTGGAGAACTTCCCCGGGTTCCGTGACGGCATCATGGGCCCGGCCCTCATGGACGAGATGCGCGCGCAGGCCGAGCGCTTCGGCGCCGAGCTCATCCCGGACGACGTCGTCGAGGTCGACCTGACCGGCGACATCAAGGTCGTGCGCACCGAGACCGCGACGTACACGGCCCGCTCGGTCGTGCTCGCCATGGGCTCGGGCTACCGGAAGCTGGGGCTCGACAAGGAGGACCTGTTCTCCGGCAAGGGTGTGTCGTGGTGTGCGACGTGCGACGGGTTCTTCTTCCGCAACCAGGAGATCGCGGTCGTCGGCGGCGGTGACTCCGCTGTCGAGGAGGCCACCTTCCTCACCCGGTTCGCGTCGAAGGTCTACCTGATCCACCGCCGTGACGAGCTCCGCGCCTCCGCGATCATGGCCGAGCGCGCGCTCGCCGACCCGAAGCTCGAGATCGTCTGGAACTCCGAGGTCGCCGAGATCAACGGCAGCGACAAGCTGGAGAGCGTGACCCTGCGCGACACGGTCACGGGCGACACGCGTCCCCTGGCGGTCACCGGCCTGTTCGTCGCGATCGGCCACGACCCCCGCTCGGAGCTGCTCGGCGGCCAGGTGGACCTCGACGACGAGGGCTACGTGCTCGTGCAGCACCCGTCAACCGCGACCAACGTGCCCGGCGTCTTCGCCGCGGGCGACCTGGTGGACCACCACTACCGCCAGGCGATCACCGCGGCCGGCACCGGCTGCGCGGCGGCCCTCGACGCCGAGCGCTACATCGCCGACCTCGACCACACGGCCGCCACCGCGCAGCAGGCGCAGGACGCCGTCGCGGCCGAGGCCGCCGTCTCCGAGGTCGTGCAGACCGCCGGTCTCTGA
- the sigM gene encoding RNA polymerase sigma factor SigM encodes MRTPVPGEPEGHDADDRALLAAHVAGDPDAFGVLFARHRDRLWAVALRTTGNPEDAADGLQDGMVAAYRRAGSFRGDSAVTTWLHRVVVNACLDRIRAAKVRAADPLPDDLDDPSRRGAVVRSDASPAVVPRPPDDPADLALAGDRRARVLSALGQLGAEQRAALVLVDMEGYAVAEAAAILDCAVGTVKSRCARGRARLAELLADLVATDEPPGLPAAGNRWASADVPSPGDPRGPPTAAP; translated from the coding sequence GTGAGGACGCCGGTCCCGGGGGAGCCGGAGGGGCACGACGCGGACGACCGCGCCCTGCTGGCGGCCCACGTCGCCGGTGATCCGGACGCCTTCGGCGTGCTCTTCGCACGGCACCGGGACCGGTTGTGGGCGGTGGCGCTGCGCACGACGGGCAACCCCGAGGACGCGGCCGACGGCCTGCAGGACGGGATGGTCGCGGCGTACCGGCGGGCCGGCTCCTTCCGTGGCGACAGCGCCGTCACGACGTGGCTGCACCGGGTCGTCGTCAACGCCTGCCTCGACCGGATCCGGGCCGCCAAGGTGCGGGCGGCAGACCCGTTGCCCGACGACCTCGACGACCCCTCGCGCCGGGGCGCCGTGGTGCGCTCGGACGCGTCGCCCGCCGTCGTGCCGCGCCCGCCCGACGACCCGGCGGATCTCGCGCTCGCCGGCGACCGTCGGGCACGGGTGCTGAGCGCGCTGGGACAGCTCGGCGCCGAGCAGCGGGCCGCGCTGGTGCTGGTCGACATGGAGGGGTACGCGGTGGCCGAGGCCGCCGCGATCCTCGACTGCGCGGTCGGCACCGTGAAGTCCCGCTGCGCGCGCGGTCGCGCGCGGCTCGCCGAGCTGCTCGCCGACCTGGTTGCCACGGACGAGCCACCGGGCCTCCCGGCCGCCGGGAACCGGTGGGCGTCGGCCGACGTCCCATCACCGGGCGATCCGCGCGGCCCACCGACCGCTGCGCCCTGA
- a CDS encoding protein kinase family protein: MPTTIRPGDVLANRYLLIDLLSETGDGRFWRAHDRVLGRHVSVHVIPSGTPRAEVLLDAARGCARLTDRRFLRVLDAEVKNGVTYVVTEWGTGTSLQLMLQHAPLAPRRAAWLVGEVAGAMAAAHAAGVCHGRLVPENIIVDLSGTVRIVGAQVDAALKGLPTADERGDVHELVSLLYAGLTGRWPGRSPSEMPAAPLENGSVLRPRQVRAGIPRVLDELCDDVLNADAPPRAPYDLATARGIADYLREYVGDPASMAAAEAERGSTATSGLPTLPPELLDPLPPVLPHDARPAAGPSTPSAPAVAPVAAMAVEGATTTPPAHDPLDGGTAVRPVLPAESGESGDSGAAAAPAEEPAAGSADQPAPARARAASTGDVPTQAGVPIFDEEADEVSWLAKRAEPPPPPPDFEPPPERPLFAPETPEEIEARRRRAAAESAATSSPTAPAAAGNGSGSDDYWPWATGHTTGAVIPHPVREPGARRNEKPGRTWLQLAGFLGALVALLLVVALAYQILGSSSDDGGGSGSTASSDSPSSPLPSSAPTPITGITAVPFDPPPDGNGEENDDSVPNALDGDPATSWNTLTYRQQLGPSGLKSGVGLQLDLGTAQNLRQVRLDLTGSPTSVSVYVTADPVTSVEDLEAAGSADITGEEGTIDLAEGTTGQYVTVWLTSLPSVSGGFRGEIAEVQVLG, translated from the coding sequence ATGCCGACGACGATCCGGCCGGGTGACGTGCTGGCCAACCGTTACCTGCTGATCGACCTGCTCAGCGAGACCGGTGACGGCCGCTTCTGGCGGGCCCACGACCGCGTGCTCGGACGCCACGTCTCCGTCCACGTCATCCCGTCGGGCACCCCCCGGGCCGAGGTGCTGCTCGACGCCGCCCGCGGCTGTGCCCGCCTCACCGACCGCCGCTTCCTCCGCGTGCTCGACGCCGAGGTGAAGAACGGCGTCACCTACGTGGTGACGGAGTGGGGCACCGGCACGAGCCTCCAGCTCATGCTCCAGCACGCGCCCCTCGCGCCGCGGCGGGCCGCCTGGCTCGTCGGCGAGGTCGCGGGCGCCATGGCCGCCGCCCACGCCGCCGGCGTCTGCCACGGCCGCCTCGTCCCCGAGAACATCATCGTCGACCTCTCCGGCACCGTGCGGATCGTCGGCGCGCAGGTCGACGCCGCCCTCAAGGGCCTGCCGACCGCCGACGAGCGCGGGGACGTCCACGAGCTCGTCAGCCTGCTCTACGCGGGCCTCACCGGTCGCTGGCCCGGACGCTCCCCGTCCGAGATGCCGGCGGCGCCGCTGGAGAACGGCTCCGTGCTGCGGCCCCGCCAAGTGCGGGCGGGCATCCCCCGCGTGCTCGACGAGCTCTGCGACGACGTCCTCAACGCCGACGCGCCCCCGCGCGCGCCGTACGACCTCGCGACGGCGCGCGGGATCGCGGACTACCTGCGGGAGTACGTCGGCGACCCCGCCAGCATGGCCGCGGCCGAGGCCGAGCGCGGGTCGACCGCGACGAGCGGTCTGCCGACGCTGCCGCCCGAGCTGCTCGACCCCCTGCCGCCGGTGCTGCCGCACGACGCGCGACCGGCCGCCGGCCCGAGCACCCCGAGCGCGCCCGCCGTGGCCCCCGTCGCCGCGATGGCGGTCGAGGGAGCGACCACCACGCCTCCGGCCCACGACCCCCTCGACGGCGGCACCGCGGTGCGCCCCGTGCTGCCCGCGGAGTCCGGCGAGTCCGGGGACTCCGGCGCGGCCGCCGCTCCGGCGGAGGAGCCCGCCGCCGGGTCCGCCGACCAGCCGGCCCCTGCCCGTGCGCGCGCCGCGTCCACGGGTGACGTGCCGACGCAGGCCGGGGTGCCCATCTTCGACGAGGAGGCCGACGAGGTCTCCTGGCTGGCGAAGCGCGCCGAGCCGCCGCCGCCCCCGCCGGACTTCGAGCCGCCGCCCGAGCGCCCGCTGTTCGCCCCGGAGACGCCCGAGGAGATCGAGGCCCGGCGCCGCCGCGCGGCCGCCGAGTCCGCGGCGACGTCGTCGCCGACCGCCCCGGCCGCCGCCGGGAACGGGTCCGGCAGCGACGACTACTGGCCGTGGGCCACGGGGCACACGACCGGCGCGGTGATCCCGCACCCCGTGCGGGAGCCCGGCGCCCGGCGCAACGAGAAGCCGGGACGCACGTGGCTCCAGCTCGCCGGGTTCCTCGGCGCCCTCGTCGCCCTGCTCCTCGTGGTCGCGCTGGCCTACCAGATCCTCGGCTCCTCCTCCGACGACGGCGGGGGCTCGGGCAGCACGGCGTCCTCCGACTCCCCCTCGTCCCCCCTGCCCTCGTCGGCCCCGACGCCGATCACCGGCATCACGGCCGTGCCGTTCGACCCGCCCCCGGACGGGAACGGCGAGGAGAACGACGACAGCGTCCCGAACGCGCTCGACGGCGACCCCGCGACCTCCTGGAACACGCTGACCTACCGCCAGCAGCTCGGCCCCAGCGGCCTCAAGAGCGGCGTGGGTCTCCAGCTCGACCTGGGCACGGCGCAGAACCTCCGCCAGGTGCGGCTCGACCTCACCGGGTCGCCGACGTCGGTGTCCGTCTACGTGACGGCCGACCCCGTGACCTCCGTCGAGGACCTCGAGGCCGCCGGCAGCGCCGACATCACGGGCGAGGAGGGCACGATCGACCTCGCCGAGGGCACGACCGGGCAGTACGTCACGGTCTGGCTCACCTCCCTGCCCAGCGTCTCCGGCGGCTTCCGGGGCGAGATCGCCGAGGTGCAGGTCCTCGGGTGA
- the murJ gene encoding murein biosynthesis integral membrane protein MurJ — translation MSHDDPLGSGARHRAPGPADATPDPLPPPVLNPLYDTIPTGGQGTTFDTVPDGTTTFPVLTPDGTARHPKHADAVAAVVGGGRSTTTSGKEPPEEPAEEPAGSAGTSSAVLGSSAIMAAGTIVSRLSGYVRGILLAAALGTKLHADIFTIANTIPNMVYILLAGGVFNAVLVPQLVRALKNDEDRGAAYVNRIVTLAVLFLGTVTVLLVVAAPWVMSIYLDGKFDGAELVEQRESAVAFARYCLPQVFFYGMFVLLGQILNARGRFGPMMWAPIANNVISVAVLVVYLVVFGPVAPDALDSAFSANQELLLGIGSTLGIVAQFAILLPYLRKAGVSLRPRFDFLGTGLGHTFRLATWTIAFVVVNQAAYTVVVRLASSGTTAGEDGTGYTVYSNALLIIMVPHSVVTVSLTTAILPRLSAAAADRDLGGLATTLAATLRTTLSFVVPAAAIVAVSAPSLANVIWGYGAARDTFDDFIPTLVLFAPAIVLFTVHYMMLRGFYALEQTRRVFWIQCVIAAVNVSVALLLVSRASAQDTVPALVVAYGVAYGAGALVSYSVLSRTVGGLGTARTLGFGARLLVAVGLASALAWGLRLLLEDHLALGSAKLEAIVTLGLLASVLGGTVVLLARLLRIDEVNEVVDAVVRRVRPARRR, via the coding sequence GTGAGCCACGACGACCCCCTCGGCTCCGGCGCGCGCCACCGCGCCCCGGGTCCCGCGGACGCGACGCCCGACCCGCTGCCGCCGCCGGTGCTCAACCCGCTCTACGACACGATCCCCACCGGCGGCCAGGGCACGACGTTCGACACCGTGCCCGACGGCACGACGACGTTCCCCGTGCTCACCCCCGACGGCACCGCGCGGCACCCGAAGCACGCCGACGCGGTGGCGGCCGTGGTCGGCGGCGGACGGTCGACGACCACCTCGGGGAAGGAACCGCCGGAGGAGCCCGCGGAGGAGCCGGCGGGCAGCGCCGGCACGAGCTCCGCCGTGCTCGGCTCGAGCGCGATCATGGCCGCCGGCACGATCGTGTCGCGGCTCAGCGGCTACGTGCGGGGCATCCTGCTGGCCGCCGCGCTGGGCACGAAGCTCCACGCCGACATCTTCACGATCGCCAACACGATCCCGAACATGGTCTACATCCTGCTGGCGGGCGGCGTGTTCAACGCCGTGCTCGTGCCCCAGCTCGTGCGGGCGCTCAAGAACGACGAGGACCGCGGCGCGGCGTACGTCAACCGGATCGTCACGCTCGCCGTCCTCTTCCTCGGCACGGTGACGGTCCTGCTGGTGGTGGCCGCCCCCTGGGTGATGTCGATCTACCTGGACGGCAAGTTCGACGGCGCCGAGCTGGTCGAGCAACGGGAGTCCGCCGTCGCGTTCGCGCGCTACTGCCTCCCGCAGGTGTTCTTCTACGGCATGTTCGTGCTGCTCGGGCAGATCCTGAACGCGCGCGGCCGGTTCGGCCCGATGATGTGGGCGCCGATCGCCAACAACGTCATCTCGGTGGCGGTGCTCGTCGTCTACCTCGTCGTCTTCGGCCCGGTCGCCCCCGACGCGCTCGACTCGGCCTTCTCGGCGAACCAGGAGCTGCTGCTCGGCATCGGCTCGACGCTGGGCATCGTGGCCCAGTTCGCGATCCTGCTGCCCTACCTGCGCAAGGCGGGGGTCAGCCTCCGGCCGCGCTTCGACTTCCTCGGCACCGGTCTCGGCCACACCTTCAGGCTGGCGACCTGGACGATCGCGTTCGTCGTGGTCAACCAGGCGGCCTACACCGTCGTCGTGCGCCTCGCCTCGAGCGGCACGACCGCGGGCGAGGACGGCACCGGCTACACGGTCTACTCCAACGCGCTGCTCATCATCATGGTCCCGCACTCCGTGGTGACGGTGTCCCTCACGACCGCGATCCTGCCGCGCCTCTCGGCCGCCGCCGCCGATCGTGACCTGGGCGGCCTGGCGACCACGCTGGCGGCGACACTGCGCACGACGCTCTCCTTCGTCGTACCGGCCGCGGCCATCGTCGCCGTCTCCGCCCCCAGCCTCGCCAACGTCATCTGGGGGTACGGCGCCGCACGGGACACCTTCGACGACTTCATCCCGACCCTCGTGCTGTTCGCGCCCGCCATCGTGCTGTTCACGGTGCACTACATGATGCTGCGCGGGTTCTACGCCCTCGAGCAGACGCGGCGCGTCTTCTGGATCCAGTGCGTCATCGCGGCGGTCAACGTCAGCGTCGCGCTGCTGCTGGTGAGCCGGGCCAGCGCCCAGGACACGGTGCCGGCGCTCGTCGTCGCCTACGGCGTGGCGTACGGCGCGGGTGCGCTCGTCTCGTACTCCGTCCTCTCCCGCACCGTCGGAGGCCTCGGCACCGCACGGACCCTCGGGTTCGGCGCACGCCTGCTGGTGGCCGTCGGCCTCGCCTCGGCGCTGGCGTGGGGGCTGCGGCTGCTGCTGGAGGACCACCTGGCCCTCGGATCGGCGAAGCTCGAGGCGATCGTGACGCTCGGCCTGCTCGCCTCGGTGCTCGGCGGGACCGTCGTGCTCCTCGCCCGTCTCCTGCGGATCGACGAGGTCAACGAGGTCGTGGACGCCGTCGTGCGACGCGTGCGGCCCGCTCGACGCCGCTGA
- a CDS encoding DUF6049 family protein, with product MLDRDASPLRATTSPRLAALLLVLAVLLGPLSTLVAGPAGAVGPAAGPALADEETGTPLTVTIDGVTPDVGVLAPGTVVTVTGTVTNASDETWTDLQIFPVTSSAPLTTEAELEAAADSDPLSFIGERLLVDGLFDESVTRLAPGETRPYRLDLPIEQLQISGAPGVYWLGVHALGADGDGTRSGNAVGRARTFLPLLDRGRAADTAGRASVVVPLRAPVRYAADGSIADPEAWAVQLGDGGRLRRIADVIDPDSGAGPTSILLDPALLDVARRLAEGNPARSLAPTSDPEEEPEEEPDDPGSTGTDATEEPSDDATDPGSVGGDTGDLQVADGPLAAAAASWLEDVLAAATAGDLLVLPYGDVDLGAAALHDPVAYGRARLLADDALDRYGLEGTPAVAPRGEGLPTGVVDALEDDVVVLVGDGELGADAPEGLSAAAPHAEADGRQVVVVDDAVAEGGPAPGDRTSGVLLRQRLAATMVAGALADEEGATQERAVLLPALWNPGDAGTPTRGLTTGWLRSVPLTDLATAVDAEPVATGLADLATEVDPAQALPDDLFVLSRSLVTRGSRLDSILPETDAVRSQTERAAAAVLSYEHRGDLARVRSGVRDQIEQVQGLLASVTVEAPPTITLSGDDGDFNVRVVNGLDQPVVVELRGDESRRVTVAPSGPVEVPAGGSASVRMTVTMHRLGVYDVDVRVVDETGTALGGAVAVPVRSAAVSDIIWAIIIGATVLLVGATLWWYRGRPRRRISTPASVAAVSRPDDDADAQADAQADPQAPAPPPHGPTGSEEHA from the coding sequence ATGCTCGATCGGGACGCGTCGCCGCTCCGCGCGACGACCTCCCCGAGGCTCGCCGCGCTGCTGCTCGTGCTCGCCGTGCTGCTGGGGCCGCTGTCGACGCTGGTTGCGGGCCCCGCCGGGGCGGTCGGGCCCGCCGCGGGCCCGGCCCTGGCCGACGAGGAGACCGGCACCCCGCTCACCGTGACCATCGACGGGGTGACCCCCGACGTGGGCGTCCTCGCCCCGGGCACGGTGGTGACGGTCACGGGCACCGTGACCAACGCCTCGGACGAGACGTGGACGGACCTGCAGATCTTCCCCGTCACCTCGAGCGCGCCGCTCACCACCGAGGCCGAGCTCGAGGCCGCGGCCGACTCCGACCCGCTCTCCTTCATCGGGGAGCGCCTCCTGGTGGACGGCCTGTTCGACGAGTCGGTCACGCGCCTCGCCCCGGGCGAGACCCGCCCCTACCGCCTCGACCTCCCCATCGAGCAGCTCCAGATCAGCGGTGCCCCCGGCGTGTACTGGCTGGGCGTGCACGCCCTCGGTGCCGACGGCGACGGCACGCGCAGCGGCAACGCCGTCGGCCGCGCCCGCACCTTCCTGCCGCTCCTCGACCGCGGCCGGGCGGCGGACACCGCCGGCCGCGCCAGCGTCGTCGTCCCGCTCCGCGCCCCCGTCCGGTACGCCGCGGACGGCAGCATCGCCGACCCCGAGGCCTGGGCGGTGCAGCTCGGCGACGGTGGGCGGCTGCGGCGGATCGCCGACGTGATCGACCCCGACTCCGGCGCCGGCCCGACGTCGATCCTGCTCGACCCCGCCCTGCTCGACGTCGCGCGGCGCCTCGCGGAGGGCAACCCGGCGCGCTCCCTGGCGCCGACGTCGGACCCCGAGGAGGAGCCGGAGGAGGAGCCGGACGACCCGGGCTCGACCGGCACCGACGCCACGGAGGAGCCGAGCGACGACGCCACCGACCCCGGTTCGGTGGGGGGTGACACGGGCGACCTGCAGGTGGCCGACGGTCCCCTGGCCGCGGCCGCAGCCTCCTGGCTGGAGGACGTGCTGGCCGCCGCGACGGCCGGGGACCTGCTCGTGCTGCCCTACGGCGACGTCGACCTCGGCGCCGCCGCCCTCCACGACCCGGTCGCCTACGGTCGCGCCCGGCTGCTCGCGGACGACGCCCTCGACCGCTACGGCCTCGAGGGCACCCCGGCGGTCGCACCGCGGGGCGAGGGCCTGCCCACGGGGGTCGTCGACGCGCTCGAGGACGACGTCGTCGTGCTCGTGGGCGACGGCGAGCTCGGCGCGGACGCTCCCGAGGGCCTGTCGGCGGCCGCGCCGCACGCCGAGGCCGACGGACGTCAGGTGGTCGTCGTCGACGACGCCGTCGCCGAGGGTGGGCCCGCCCCGGGCGACCGCACCTCCGGCGTGCTGCTGCGTCAGCGGCTCGCGGCCACGATGGTGGCGGGCGCGCTCGCCGACGAGGAAGGTGCCACGCAGGAGCGGGCCGTGCTGCTCCCGGCGCTGTGGAACCCGGGCGACGCCGGCACCCCGACCCGGGGCCTCACCACCGGGTGGCTCCGCTCGGTGCCGCTCACCGACCTCGCGACCGCGGTCGACGCCGAGCCCGTCGCGACCGGTCTCGCCGACCTGGCCACCGAGGTCGACCCCGCCCAGGCGCTCCCGGACGACCTGTTCGTGCTGTCGCGGTCGCTCGTGACGCGGGGCTCGCGGCTCGACTCGATCCTCCCCGAGACCGACGCGGTGCGGAGCCAGACCGAGCGAGCGGCCGCAGCCGTGCTGTCCTACGAGCACCGCGGCGACCTCGCCCGCGTGCGCTCCGGCGTGCGCGACCAGATCGAGCAGGTGCAGGGCCTCCTCGCCAGCGTCACGGTCGAGGCACCGCCCACCATCACGCTCTCCGGCGACGACGGCGACTTCAACGTCCGGGTCGTCAACGGCCTCGACCAGCCCGTCGTCGTCGAGCTCCGCGGCGACGAGAGCCGGCGGGTCACCGTCGCACCGTCCGGTCCGGTCGAGGTGCCGGCCGGCGGGAGCGCCAGCGTGCGGATGACGGTGACGATGCACCGCCTCGGCGTGTACGACGTCGACGTGCGCGTCGTCGACGAGACCGGTACGGCGCTGGGCGGCGCCGTCGCCGTGCCCGTCCGCTCGGCGGCCGTCAGCGACATCATCTGGGCGATCATCATCGGCGCCACGGTGCTGCTGGTCGGGGCGACGCTGTGGTGGTACCGCGGCCGCCCCCGCCGGCGCATCTCCACCCCGGCCTCGGTCGCCGCGGTCTCCCGGCCGGACGACGACGCCGACGCCCAGGCCGACGCCCAGGCCGACCCCCAGGCCCCCGCGCCGCCCCCCCACGGCCCCACCGGCAGCGAGGAACACGCGTGA
- a CDS encoding CCA tRNA nucleotidyltransferase: protein MVEVQQRVSSELERIGVVVDELGERFEAAGHSLHLVGGPVRDAMLGRLQNDLDFTTSAHPDAVERLLKGWAEAVWDIGRAFGTIGCRKGDWTIEITTFRSEAYSADSRKPEVAYGTDLVGDLGRRDFTVNAMAVSVPGRVFEDPFGGIGDLAHRVLRTPGRPEDSFSDDPLRMMRAARFAAQLGFDVAPDVVAAMTAMAERIDVISAERVRDELVKLVCAPYPRRGLALLVETGLAARVLPELPALQLERDEHHRHKDVYEHSLTVLEQSMDLEERLAAPDGPGTPDFIVRFAALVHDIGKPRTRRFLEDGSVTFHHHDVVGAKLVRKRMKALRFSGEQIDAVSKLVELHLRFHGYGDGGWTDSAVRRYVRDAGDQLQRLHILTRADCTTRNRRKAERLRRTYDDLERRIGELAEQEELDAMRPDLDGNQIMGILGIGPGRDVGEAYKFLLEQRMDHGPQDPATAEAALRAWWAERQG from the coding sequence ATGGTCGAGGTGCAGCAGCGCGTGAGCAGCGAGCTGGAGCGGATCGGCGTGGTCGTCGACGAGCTCGGCGAGCGCTTCGAGGCGGCTGGCCACTCGCTCCACCTTGTCGGCGGTCCCGTGCGCGACGCCATGCTCGGGCGCCTCCAGAACGACCTCGACTTCACGACGTCGGCCCACCCCGACGCCGTCGAGCGCCTCCTCAAGGGCTGGGCGGAGGCCGTCTGGGACATCGGGCGGGCGTTCGGCACGATCGGCTGCCGCAAGGGCGACTGGACGATCGAGATCACGACGTTCCGCTCCGAGGCCTACAGCGCGGACTCCCGCAAGCCCGAGGTCGCCTACGGCACCGACCTCGTCGGCGACCTCGGCCGCCGCGACTTCACCGTCAACGCCATGGCCGTCTCCGTGCCGGGGCGGGTCTTCGAGGACCCCTTCGGCGGGATCGGCGACCTCGCCCACCGCGTGCTGCGCACGCCGGGCCGCCCGGAGGACTCGTTCTCCGACGACCCCCTGCGGATGATGCGGGCCGCCCGCTTCGCGGCGCAGCTCGGCTTCGACGTGGCGCCCGACGTCGTGGCCGCGATGACGGCGATGGCCGAGCGCATCGACGTCATCTCCGCCGAGCGGGTGCGCGACGAGCTCGTGAAGCTCGTGTGCGCGCCGTACCCCCGCCGGGGCCTGGCCCTCCTCGTCGAGACCGGCCTGGCCGCCCGCGTGCTCCCCGAGCTGCCCGCCCTGCAGCTCGAGCGCGACGAGCACCACCGGCACAAGGACGTCTACGAGCACTCGCTGACCGTGCTCGAGCAGTCGATGGACCTCGAGGAGCGGCTCGCCGCCCCGGACGGCCCGGGCACGCCCGACTTCATCGTGCGCTTCGCCGCGCTCGTGCACGACATCGGCAAGCCGCGCACGCGGCGGTTCCTCGAGGACGGCTCCGTCACCTTCCACCACCACGACGTGGTGGGTGCCAAGCTCGTGCGCAAGCGCATGAAGGCGCTCCGCTTCTCCGGCGAGCAGATCGACGCGGTCAGCAAGCTGGTGGAGCTGCACCTGCGCTTCCACGGGTACGGCGACGGCGGGTGGACCGACAGCGCCGTCCGCCGCTACGTGCGGGACGCGGGCGACCAGCTCCAGCGCCTCCACATCCTCACGCGCGCCGACTGCACGACGCGGAACCGGCGGAAGGCCGAGCGGCTGCGCCGCACGTACGACGACCTCGAGCGCCGCATCGGCGAGCTGGCCGAGCAGGAGGAGCTCGACGCCATGCGGCCCGACCTCGACGGCAACCAAATCATGGGGATCCTCGGGATCGGCCCCGGCCGCGACGTCGGCGAGGCCTACAAGTTCCTGCTCGAGCAGCGCATGGACCACGGCCCGCAGGACCCGGCGACCGCCGAGGCCGCGCTGCGCGCGTGGTGGGCCGAGCGCCAGGGCTGA
- a CDS encoding SRPBCC family protein, with the protein MTAAPTSTELEATIDIDASPAQVWALVSDLPRQAEFSDQVVRTFVPGGVRLGATMVNLNRQGWKFWPTTAKVVRFDPQREIAFRVRENRTVWSYRLVPSDGGTTLVHRRETPDGISGVSLNLTKYVLGGVPGFTRALQEGMQQTLARIKRTAEA; encoded by the coding sequence GTGACCGCAGCACCCACCTCGACCGAGCTCGAGGCCACCATCGACATCGACGCGTCCCCCGCCCAGGTGTGGGCGCTGGTCTCCGACCTGCCCCGGCAGGCCGAGTTCAGCGACCAGGTCGTGCGCACGTTCGTGCCCGGCGGGGTGCGGCTCGGCGCCACGATGGTCAACCTGAACCGGCAGGGCTGGAAGTTCTGGCCGACCACCGCGAAGGTCGTGCGCTTCGACCCCCAGCGCGAGATCGCGTTCCGCGTGCGGGAGAACCGCACCGTGTGGTCCTACCGGCTCGTGCCCTCCGACGGCGGTACGACGCTGGTCCACCGCCGCGAGACCCCCGACGGCATCTCCGGGGTGTCGCTCAACCTCACGAAGTACGTGCTCGGCGGCGTTCCGGGCTTCACGCGCGCGCTGCAGGAGGGCATGCAGCAGACGCTGGCGCGGATCAAGCGGACCGCGGAGGCCTGA